Below is a window of Corynebacterium kalinowskii DNA.
CAGGACGGGACGGTGCGCGAATGGCTCGCGCGTCACGAGGAGGCGAATTATGGTTCTCGATGAGATTGTGACAGAGCGCAGGACGCATCTGCCGGGGATTGCAGAACTGGTAGCTGGCAAGCCCTTACAAAAGTCAACGCGCTCCCTGGAAGAGTGGCTGGCCCAGCCTGGCCCGCAGTTCATTATGGAATGCAAGTCGGCTTCGCCGTCGCTGGGGGAGATTCGGGGCGACTACCGTCCTCGCGAGCTCGCGGAGGTGTACTCGCGCTACGCAGCCGGGATCTCGGTGCTGTGCGAGCCAAAGTGGTTCAAGGGATCGTATGCCCATTTGGCCACCGTTGCGGCGACCACGCACCTTCCCGTGCTGTGCAAGGACTTCATCGTGGACGAGGTGCAGATTCGTGCGGCACGCTACTTCGGTGCCGACGCGGTGCTGCTTATGCTGTCTGTTCTCACTGATGAGGAGTACCGCGGATTGGCCGAGGTCGCCGCATCGTTGCAGATGGATGTCCTCACGGAGGTCGTCAGTGAAGAGGAAGCCCGCCGGGCGAACGCGCTCGGCGCACGGATTGTCGGTATTAATCACCGCGACCTCTCGGATCTCAGCATCGACCTGACCCGCTCCGCCCGGCTGGCTCCGATGTTGGAGGCTTCCGTGGTGATCGGGGAGTCCGGCATCCGCTCCCACTCGGTCATCCAGACCATGGGCTTCCTGGATGGTTTCCTGGTCGGCTCGCATCTGTCGGGTAGCGCAGACGTCGAATCGGCAGTGCGCGAGCTCGTCTACGGCGATAACAAGGTCTGTGGTCTCACCCGTCCTGAAGATGCTCAAGTCGCCTACGCAGCTGGCGCGACTCATGGCGGCCTGATCCTGGTGGCAGAGTCCCCGCGCAATGTTTCACGTGAAACATGTTCGGCAATCATGGCGGCCGAACCGGGCCTCAAGTACGTCGCCGTCACTCGCACACCTGACATCGACCCCACCGGCTTCCATGCCATCCAACTGCACAGCGCCAACGGCACACTGGAGGAGGAGCAGGCGCTGATTGCCCAAGCCCGCGCAACGGGTCTGGAGGTCTGGCGCGCTATCGATATGACGGCGGAGGAGGGGCCACAACTGGCCGTTAGCCTTGCTCCGCTCGTCGATAAGCTCGTGCTCGACACCGGCCAGGGTGGCACCGGCCAGTCCTTTGACTGGTCGATCATCCCGGCAGAAGTCAAGGGCAAGGCACTGCTGGCTGGCGGCCTGAACCTAGACAACCTCAAGGCCGCCTTGCAGCACGAAATCTCGCTCGACCTCAACTCCGGCTTCGAAACCTCGCCGGGCCACAAAGACCCAGCCGCCCTCGTGGCAGCATTCCAGATGATCAAGGAGCACCAGTGAAACTACCTGCATACTTCGGTGAGTTCGGCGGGCAGTTCGTGCCCGAGGTGCTCATCCCAGCGCTTGACCAGCTGGAGGAGGCGTTTGTCGACGCCCAGAACGATCCAGCCTTCCAGGCCGAACTGGCCGATCTACTCCAGAACTACCTGGGTCGCCCAACCCCGCTGTACGAATGCCGCAACCTCGGCGGCCCGGCGCGAATCTTCCTGAAGCGCGAGGACCTCGTCCACGGTGGCGCCCACAAGACGAACCAGGTGCTCGGACAGGCGCTGCTTGCCAAGCGCATGGGCAAGACTCGCATCATCGCGGAGACTGGGGCAGGCCAGCACGGCACCGCGACGGCGCTGGCGTGCGCCTTGTTGGACCTCGAATGCACCATCTACATGGGTGCCAAGGACGTGGCTCGCCAACAGCCGAATGTCTATCGCATGGAATTGATGGGCGCGACGGTCGTCCCCGTGGATACCGGCTCCGGTACCCTCAAGGACGCGGTGAACGAGGCGCTGCGCGACTGGACTGCCACCTACGCCAACTCGCACTACCTGCTGGGCACGGCCGCAGGACCGCACCCGTTCCCGACGATCGTGCGCGAGTTCCATCGAGTGATCTCCACCGAAGCCAAAGCACAGATGCTGGAGCAGACTGGCGGACTGCCCGACATGGTCGTCGCGGCCGTCGGCGGTGGCTCCAACGCGATCGGTATCTTCGCGGACTTCATTGACGAACCCACAGTGAAGCTAGTGGGCGTTGAGCCCGCAGGCGAGGGCCTGGATTCCGGCAAGCATGGTGCCACCATCAATGCTGGACAGATCGGCATCCTGCATGGCGCGCGCTCGTACCTCATGCGCACCGCTGACGGACAGGTTGAGGAGTCCTACTCCATCTCTGCCGGCCTCGACTACCCGGGCGTCGGTCCGCAGCACGCCCACCTGCACGCCACCGGGCGCGCCCAGTACGTCGGAATCACAGACAACGAGGCGCTGGACGCGTTCCAACTGCTGTCCAAGAATGAGGGCATCATCCCAGCGCTCGAGTCCAGCCATGCCCTTGCCTACGCGCTGAAGCGCACCGACGAGCCGCTCAAGATCTTGGTAAGCCTGTCTGGCCGCGGCGATAAGGACATCGACCACGTGAAACGAACCCTGGAGGGGAACTAATGGATCGCTACGCAGAGCTGTTCGCTCGTAAAGACGGTGTCTTCGTGCCGTTCTTCATGCTGGGGGACCCCTCCTACGAGGAATCGAAGCGCATCATCAATCAGGCCATTGCAGCAGGCGCCGACGCCCTGGAGCTCGGCATTTCATTCTCCGACCCAGTCGCTGACGGCCCAACCATCCAGCGCGCCCATATCCGTGCCGCAGACACGACTCCAACCAAGGCACTGGAATTGGTGGGGGAGATCCGTGCGGAGCATCCGACGGTTCCCATCGGTTTGCTCGTCTACGGCAATGTGGCCTTCTCCATGGGTTTTGGTGAGTTCTACGAGGCACTAAAGATCGCTGGGGCCGACTCCGTGCTCATCCCAGACGTTCCCGTCCGCGAATCGGAGCCATTCCGGGCGGCCGCGAAGAAGCACGGCATCAAGCAAGTGTTCATCGCGCCCCCTCATGCCTCTCAAGAGACCCTAGCGATGGTGGCAGAACACTCCGAGGGATACATCTATGCCGTCTCCCGCGACGGGGTCACCGGCACCGAGCGAGAGGCTACCTTTGAGGCCGTCCCGCAGTCTGACACCCCGGTGCTGCTCGGCTTCGGCATCTCCACCCCAGAGCACGTCAAGGCCGCTCGCCACGCTGGCGCTGACGGCGTCATCGTTGGCTCCGCGCTCGTGAAACTAATCGAGGCCGGCCAGCAGGACCAGATCTCACACCACATCGCCGAGTTCAAGAGCGCGCTGTGAGATTCAAAGAGCCAACCGGCAAGACCCTCGAGGAGTGGCTGCGTGAGCTCGGCGATCCGAGCGCCCTGACCCACCGCGAGATGGCAGCTTGGTTCGTCGATAAGGGCGTGCCCGCCTGGTGGGCGCAGAGCCTGACGGTCGCGGTGGAGCAGCAGATCGGCCGACGCGTCGTAGGCCAGACCTGCGCCGGCACCTTTTCAGCGAGCGCGAGCAAGACCATGCCAGGGGAGTGGGAGGCAACTTTCGAAGCGTTTACTCGCTTTATGACTCCCGACCGCCTCCCCATGGCCGGTTCCGAGCCCAGCACGTCCGCGACGGAAAAGTGGCGTTACTGGCGCACGCAGCTTATCGACGGCTCTAAAGTTGTCATCACCTGCCAAGAAAAGCCTGGTGGCAAGGTCACTTTTGCGGTGAACCACGACGGACTCGAAGACAATGTTTCACGTGAAACCATGAAGATTCATTGGCGGGGTGTGCTCGGTGATTTTGTAGACACGCGCTAGCACTTGACAGTGACGTAGCGTCACTGGGTGTAATAAAGGTGTGCTTATCAAAGAACTAGCGGACACCGCGGGAACGACGGTCCGCACGGTGCGTTATTACCACCAGGAGGAGCTGCTGCCGATCCCGCGCGGCACACCCCGCGACTATAGCTTTGACCATCTGGTTCGGCTAATCCGCGTGCGGAATCTCGTCGCCAGCGGGCTCAGTATTAGCCAGGTGAAGAAACTCATCGGCTCTGCCGAGGTTGATGCGCAGGCCGAACTAGCCGCCACCAAGCGCAGCATCGACGAGCAAATAGGCGCGCTACTGGAACAAAAGGAGCGGCTTCAGCGCCTAGAGGAACGACATAATCAGGCACCCACTGCCATTCCTTTGCCACAGCGCATTACGAACTTTTATCGGCTTTTGCTGGAGCGGGAAGACGATCCCGTGATGCGCAAGGTGATCAAGCGCGAACAGCGCATGGTCGAAGTGCTGTCCCACCTTGGCTTCCTCGATAGCTTGGACTACTTGTGGTCGGAAGACCCTTCGGAAGAATATCTAGACCTCGCGCTGCGCATGTTCCGCTCTTTCCGCAGCATTACCGAGCTTTCTTATGAGGACGCCGAGCGGGAAATCGATCAGATGATGGACGAGCACATCCGGCTGTCCGGCTTCACCCCAGAACAGATGCCACGCGTCTTTGAGCAGTTCTTCGGCACTCCCGGCGGCATCAAACTCATCTACCTCGCCTACCCGCACCCCAACCACAAGCTCTACATCAGAAGATTTCTCGAGCGTTACGTTTTGGAGCAACCATGAACGTCATCACCATCAACAACCTCACCATTCAGTTCGGAAATTTCAAGGCGCTGGATGGCCTCGACATGTCTGTCGAGGAAGGCAGCATCCATGGATTTCTGGGGCCGAATGGCTCCGGCAAGTCCACCACCATTCGCACTCTGCTCGGCCTGCTTCATCCAAAGAGTGGGGAAGTACGCGTATTGGGGGAGGACCCCAAGACTAATCCGGCAGTTCTCAAGCGGGTGGCATACGTCCCCGGCGACGTCACCTTATGGCCGAACCTCACCGGCTTCGAGACCTTCCGCGCGCTCGAGAGTCTGCGCGGTCGACCGACAGATCGACAACGGGAGAAGGAACTCATAGAAGCCTTCGAACTCGACCCAACCAAGAAGGCGAAGAGCTACTCGACGGGCAACCGTCGCAAAGTGCTCCTCGTCGCAGCACTCAGCGCTAACGCAGAACTGCTCATTATGGACGAGCCGACCGCCGGCCTCGATCCGCTGATGGAGCGGGTGTTCCAAGCCCAATTGAAGAAAGACAACGAGCGCGGGGCTTCAGTACTGCTATCAAGCCACATTCTGAGTGAGGTAGAAGCCCTCTGTGATTCCGTCACT
It encodes the following:
- the trpB gene encoding tryptophan synthase subunit beta; this encodes MPDDQGAPVKLPAYFGEFGGQFVPEVLIPALDQLEEAFVDAQNDPAFQAELADLLQNYLGRPTPLYECRNLGGPARIFLKREDLVHGGAHKTNQVLGQALLAKRMGKTRIIAETGAGQHGTATALACALLDLECTIYMGAKDVARQQPNVYRMELMGATVVPVDTGSGTLKDAVNEALRDWTATYANSHYLLGTAAGPHPFPTIVREFHRVISTEAKAQMLEQTGGLPDMVVAAVGGGSNAIGIFADFIDEPTVKLVGVEPAGEGLDSGKHGATINAGQIGILHGARSYLMRTADGQVEESYSISAGLDYPGVGPQHAHLHATGRAQYVGITDNEALDAFQLLSKNEGIIPALESSHALAYALKRTDEPLKILVSLSGRGDKDIDHVKRTLEGN
- a CDS encoding MerR family transcriptional regulator, producing MLIKELADTAGTTVRTVRYYHQEELLPIPRGTPRDYSFDHLVRLIRVRNLVASGLSISQVKKLIGSAEVDAQAELAATKRSIDEQIGALLEQKERLQRLEERHNQAPTAIPLPQRITNFYRLLLEREDDPVMRKVIKREQRMVEVLSHLGFLDSLDYLWSEDPSEEYLDLALRMFRSFRSITELSYEDAEREIDQMMDEHIRLSGFTPEQMPRVFEQFFGTPGGIKLIYLAYPHPNHKLYIRRFLERYVLEQP
- the trpCF gene encoding bifunctional indole-3-glycerol-phosphate synthase TrpC/phosphoribosylanthranilate isomerase TrpF, which produces MVLDEIVTERRTHLPGIAELVAGKPLQKSTRSLEEWLAQPGPQFIMECKSASPSLGEIRGDYRPRELAEVYSRYAAGISVLCEPKWFKGSYAHLATVAATTHLPVLCKDFIVDEVQIRAARYFGADAVLLMLSVLTDEEYRGLAEVAASLQMDVLTEVVSEEEARRANALGARIVGINHRDLSDLSIDLTRSARLAPMLEASVVIGESGIRSHSVIQTMGFLDGFLVGSHLSGSADVESAVRELVYGDNKVCGLTRPEDAQVAYAAGATHGGLILVAESPRNVSRETCSAIMAAEPGLKYVAVTRTPDIDPTGFHAIQLHSANGTLEEEQALIAQARATGLEVWRAIDMTAEEGPQLAVSLAPLVDKLVLDTGQGGTGQSFDWSIIPAEVKGKALLAGGLNLDNLKAALQHEISLDLNSGFETSPGHKDPAALVAAFQMIKEHQ
- the trpA gene encoding tryptophan synthase subunit alpha, producing MDRYAELFARKDGVFVPFFMLGDPSYEESKRIINQAIAAGADALELGISFSDPVADGPTIQRAHIRAADTTPTKALELVGEIRAEHPTVPIGLLVYGNVAFSMGFGEFYEALKIAGADSVLIPDVPVRESEPFRAAAKKHGIKQVFIAPPHASQETLAMVAEHSEGYIYAVSRDGVTGTEREATFEAVPQSDTPVLLGFGISTPEHVKAARHAGADGVIVGSALVKLIEAGQQDQISHHIAEFKSAL
- a CDS encoding ABC transporter ATP-binding protein produces the protein MNVITINNLTIQFGNFKALDGLDMSVEEGSIHGFLGPNGSGKSTTIRTLLGLLHPKSGEVRVLGEDPKTNPAVLKRVAYVPGDVTLWPNLTGFETFRALESLRGRPTDRQREKELIEAFELDPTKKAKSYSTGNRRKVLLVAALSANAELLIMDEPTAGLDPLMERVFQAQLKKDNERGASVLLSSHILSEVEALCDSVTVIKDGRVAQRGKIDTLRELAGHRVSANVDGKHILETVPETNVNAILERLLAQGATNISVTTASLEETFLKAYANDGSDQ